In Cyprinus carpio isolate SPL01 chromosome A14, ASM1834038v1, whole genome shotgun sequence, a single window of DNA contains:
- the LOC109101486 gene encoding proto-oncogene DBL-like, with product MGSASPQEPEKDMEGYYNLMQAGSELENTLQQVTVPVSMQEVAGYIEKQVAYLSGGRGEDSSVIITLPECSAFSDIPEEALAKVLSYLTLIPRTRQPGVKFIIILDRRLDTWASIKTALARLAESFPGNLHLVLVLRPTSFFQRTVTDLGFRFSPEDFMLKMPVVMLSSVTDLLRYIDENQLTSEFGGTLDYCHSDWIVLRTAIESFAVMVKDIAQMLQAFGTELAETHLSEECSAIEFLLLSHTEKYRRLKDAIRSVMREGRQLLSNLETSRKEGDSDTCWDMTQDWDTMQRLLAQLTDMEMAFDGFFDKHHLKLQQYLQLLRYEHSFQEMEYSLEKLRAQERKISITGESLSQSVRKLDSLEKHAQEEMSRAQVLILHGHQLVAGHHYAMALIIQRCNELRHQSDTLTSALNTKRNSLTQAKTLLCCLEEAQRWCDDGAYLLANQQVDKLQSKEGAQAALRDIEKFQEAAPPLLGAGEDVLFLEYESVLTPCLQAHIEKTFQKHSSVQALIHSRQNCLRKLAHKHVRPIQLVAPRPENPPRAKSPLFSPKHGKRTSRKSPNSRKIEVIHDYQTNSSPPYSIDGEDGTDLLTRHVIKELIETERIYVEELLAVLLGYRAEMDNPSLAPLLPINLRNKSDVLFGNLPDIYNFHSSVFLQDLESCLESPEAVGACFLERKDHFHLYECYCQNKPRSDSLWRQFSDCPFFQMCQKKLEHKLALDSYLLKPVQRLTKYQLLLKELLKYSSGCERVSELQGALEAMLDLLKSVNDSMHQIAITGYEGDLSNLGRVLMQGSFSVWISHKKGPTRVKELARFKPMQRHLFLHEHALLFCKRREEHGENADKTPSYSFKHCLKMSAVGITENVKGDVKKFEIWYSGREEVYVIQAPTVEVKIAWLNEIRKILTNQQKHLKEELCPSAAVSEQMQMSPPLLVNKQQRVSVSSEETESSHSSPDPFSCSTQHQCNRHSPGGLFWEHVVSAIYITRLTLREEDAAPVWLLNHTSRYRAFIEWLQNGYIHIDLLH from the exons ATGGGCTCTGCCTCTCCTCAGGAGCCTGAGAAAGATATGGAGGGCTATTACAACCTTATGCAGGCAGGATCGGAGCTGGAGAACACGCTGCAAC AGGTCACGGTCCCTGTGAGTATGCAGGAAGTGGCCGGCTACATTGAGAAACAAGTGGCCTATTTATCAG GGGGACGTGGTGAGGACTCTAGTGTCATCATCACTCTCCCAGAATGCTCTGCTTTCAGTGACATTCCTGAAGAAGCTCTGGCCAAAGTTCTTTCATACCTCACACTGATCCCGAG AACACGACAACCTGGTGTAAAATTTATCATCATTTTAGACCGAAGATTGGATACATGGGCCTCAATCAAAACGGCATTGGCAAGGCTAGCG GAATCATTCCCTGGAAACCTACACCTTGTGTTGGTGCTAAGGCCGACCAGCTTCTTCCAGCGCACCGTCACAGATCTCGGCTTCCGCTTTAGTCCAGAGGATTTTATGCTCAAAATGCCT gtGGTGATGCTCAGCTCTGTCACAGATCTGCTGCGGTACATTGATGAGAACCAGCTGACCTCAGAGTTTGGGGGAACTCTTGACTACTGCCACAGTGACTGGATTGTCTTGAGAACA GCAATTGAGAGTTTTGCGGTTATGGTTAAGGACATTGCTCAGATGCTGCAGGCGTTTGGAACAGAGCTGGCTGAGACACATTTATCAGAGGAGTGCAGTGCTATTGAGTTTCTCCTGCTGTCCCACACAGAGAAATACAGGAGACTTAAG GATGCCATCAGATCTGTGATGAGAGAGGGGAGGCAACTGCTCTCTAACCTGGAGACTTCAAGGAAGGAAGGGGACTCTGACACATGCTGGGACATGACACAGGACTGGGATACCATGCAGAG GCTGCTGGCTCAGCTCACAGATATGGAGATGGCGTTTGATGGCTTCTTTGACAAGCACCACCTCAAACTGCAGCAATATTTGCAACTGCTGAGATATGAGCACAGTTTTCAGGAG ATGGAGTACTCTTTAGAGAAATTAAGAGCACAGGAAAGGAAGATAAGCATCACAGGAGAATCCCTGTCCCAGAGTGTCAGAAAGCTGGACAGTCTGGAAAAACATGCACAG gaggagaTGAGTCGGGCTCAGGTTCTTATCCTGCATGGCCATCAGCTGGTTGCTGGACACCACTATGCCATGGCTCTAATTATCCAGCGCTGTAATGAACTCAGACATCAGAGTGACACTCTGACCTCTGCTCTCAATACTAAACGCAACTCCCTGACACAAGCAAAGACCCTACTGTGCTGCCTTGAAGAG GCTCAGCGGTGGTGTGATGATGGCGCTTATCTCTTGGCCAATCAGCAGGTGGATAAATTACAGTCGAAAGAGGGTGCACAGGCAGCTCTTCGAGATATCGAGAAGTTCCAGGAGGCGGCGCCACCACTTCTCGGTGCAGGCGAGGATGTGCTCTTTCTGGAGTATGAATCTGTGCTCACTCCTTGTCTACAG GCTCATATAGAGAAGACATTTCAGAAGCATAGTTCTGTGCAGGCTCTGATTCACTCCAGACAGAACTGCCTGAGGAAACTGGCACACAAACATGTCCGACCAATCCAACTGGTGGCTCCTCGTCCAGAGAACCCACCACGTGCAAAATCCCCCCTCTTCTCCCCCAAACATG GCAAAAGAACATCAAGGAAAAGCCCAAACTCCAGGAAG ATCGAGGTGATTCATGACTATCAGACGAACAGCTCTCCCCCGTACAGTATAGATGGAGAAGACGGCACTGATCTGCTCACACG ACATGTGATAAAGGAGCTGATCGAGACCGAGAGGATCTATGTTGAGGAGCTGCTGGCAGTGCTCCTG GGCTACAGGGCTGAAATGGACAATCCGTCTCTTGCTCCGCTCCTGCCAATAAATCTTCGCAACAAGAGTGATGTGCTGTTTGGAAACTTGCCTGATATCTACAACTTCCATAGCAG TGTCTTCCTGCAGGATTTGGAAAGCTGTCTGGAGAGCCCTGAGGCAGTAGGGGCATGCTTTCTGGAAAGG AAAGACCATTTCCATTTATATGAATGTTACTGTCAGAACAAGCCTCGATCTGATTCCTTATGGAGGCAGTTCTCGGACTGCCCATTCTTTCAG ATGTGCCAAAAGAAGCTGGAACACAAACTTGCTCTTGACTCATACCTGCTGAAACCAGTCCAGCGCCTTACAAAGTATCAGCTCCTATTAAAG GAGCTTCTGAAGTACAGCTCAGGCTGTGAGAGAGTTTCTGAGCTGCAGGGGGCGCTAGAAGCTATGCTGGACTTGCTGAAGTCAGTCAATGACTCAATGCACCAGATTGCCATCACCGGATATGAG GGGGATCTCAGCAATCTGGGCCGCGTGCTTATGCAAGGCTCCTTCAGCGTGTGGATTAGTCATAAGAAGGGTCCAACCCGTGTGAAGGAGCTGGCCCGCTTCAAGCCCATGCAGCGACATCTGTTCCTGCATGAGCACGCACTCCTCTTCTGTAAGCGTCGAGAGGAACATGGAGAGAACGCTGACAAAACTCCCTCCTACAGCTTCAAGCACTGTCTTAAG ATGAGTGCAGTCGGCATTACAGAGAATGTCAAAGGAGATGTGAAGAAGTTCGAGATCTGGTACAGTGGCAGAGAGGAAGTCTATGTGATCCAG GCACCCACAGTGGAGGTGAAGATTGCTTGGCTGAACGAGATCAGAAAGATCCTGACCAACCAGCAGAAACATCTCAAAG AAGAGTTGTGTCCCTCTGCTGCAGTCTCAGAGCAGATGCAGATGTCTCCTCCTCTCTTAGTGAA CAAACAGCAAAGAGTGTCAGTCAGCTCAGAGGAGACTGAGTCAAGCCACAGCAGTCCAGACCCATTCAGCTGTTCAACCCAGCATCAGTGCAACAGACACA GTCCTGGAGGACTGTTTTGGGAGCATGTCGTTTCTGCCATCTATATCACCCGTCTGACACTGAGAGAGGAGGACGCTGCTCCCGTTTG GCTTCTTAACCATACAAGCAGATACAGGGCCTTCATCGAGTGGTTACAAAATGGCTATATTCACATAGACTTACTTCATTAA